The sequence below is a genomic window from Mycobacterium sp. ITM-2016-00316.
GCGCTGACCGGGAGCAACCCCGACCAAGGCGACCGCGACTTCGTGCGGGCGCTGACCCACGACTACTTGGCGGTCGAGATCGCCGACCTGCTGCCGGTCGGCGGGCGCTGCGTGGGTGTCGCCGTGGTCAACGGGCTGACGCGGGCGTTCCTCGGTGACGAGGCGGCCTCCAAGCTGGGGGTGCCGGACACGGTGTTGAAGCATCTGCCTTCGGTGATCAGCCCGGTGGTCGGGGGAGTGAACCGGGTGCTCGGCGCGGTGCCCGGGGTTTCGCAGTGGCGCACTCGGCGGGCGCTGGCCGGCTACCCGCGGGTGATGGCGCAGCAGCGCAAGCGCTACGGCATGGCGCATGACCTGGTGGATGCGGCGCCCGATCATGGTGGGCACCCGGCGGGATCCTGAACAGGCTCTCAGCAAGTCCGCGGGCTGCATCGCCGAATCGTCGACCAGCGTTCATGCTGGTTGTCGCCGAGTACGAGCGCAGCCACGGGGAGGCCGCACAGCGCGTCCGCACCGCCATTTCGCCTGGACGGCGAACCTCGATTACTCGCCGTTAAGCCGCAGCCTCTAAGCTGCGGTCTGACGCTCGCGGTGGATTGCGCCGCTCTTCATCCCGCACCCACCCGAGGACACCTTGATGGCGATCGCCGATGTTCCCAGCTACCTGCATCTCAGTAGCGCGGACGTCGAAGAGATCGCCTACGAACTCGACGCGATCCGCCAAGACGTCGAGGACTCGCTCGGGGCCAAGGACGCGGCCTACATCCGGCGGGTCATCCATTTTCAGCGGGCGCTCGACGTCGCGGCGCGTCTGGTGATCGCCGGCAGCCGCTCCAAGAAGGGCTGGCTGCTGGGCACGGGCGCGCTGGCGTACGCGAAGTCCCTCGAGAACATGGAACTCGGCCACAACATCTCCCACGGCCAGTGGGACTGGATGAACGACCCCGAAATCCACTCCAATACCTGGGAGTGGGACATGGTCGGGCATTCCGCGCAGTGGCGGTACTCGCACAACTACCGGCATCACGTCTACAGCAATGTGCTCGGCATGGACGAGGACATCGGCTACCGCCTGCTGCGGGTGACCGAGGACCAGCCGTGGCGCTGGTGGTATCTGGCGACTCCGCTGCGAAACCTGGTGTTGGCGGCGATGTTCGAATGGGGCATCGCACTGCACGGGCTGCACTCGGAGAAGTTGCGGGGTGAGCCGGCGGTGTTGGCGGTCGAGCGGCGGAAGTTCGTCGGCAAGGCCGCCCGTCAGTTGGCCAAGGACTACGTGTTCATGCCGGCGCTGAGCTTGCGCCGATGGCGGCGGACCCTGGCGGCCAACGTGGCGGCGAATACGCTCCGGAATCTGTGGGTGTACGTGAACATCATCTGCGGGCACATCCCCGATGGTGCGGAGACGTTCGATCCGGCGGTGGTCACGGATGAGACCCGGGGTGAGTGGTATCTGCGGCAGATGCTGGGGACGGCCAACTTCGAGGTGAGTCCGTTGGTGGCGCTCTCGGGCGGGCACCTGTGCTACCAGATCGAGCATCATCTGTTCCCGGATCTGCCGAGCAATCGGCTCCGTGAAGTCAGTGTCCGGGTGCGGGAGCTGTGCGAGAAGTACGACCTGCCGTACAACTCGGCTTCGCTTCCGCGCCAGTTGTTTCGGACGCAACGGATTATTCATGGGTTGGGGATTCCAGACAGGCTTTCGCCCGCTGGCCGCAGCAAGTAGCTTTCGTCGCCGCTGTATGCGACGACTGTGATCGATCGTTTCACATAGAATTGGTGCACCGGCGCCTCCTCATGGTGCGATATTCTGCAGATTCTGGAGTCGCTGGATGGGGAGCTATGGCGAGGAATCTAGAAGTAGAAGTCGACGGTCTACGTACGGCGTCGTCTGCAAGCACATTGGTCGCTGCGGGTCTTGCGGATGGTCCGGTGACGGAGTCGGTGAGTGGTTTAAGGCCGAGTGACGCAGGAATCTCGGCGCTGGACGCGGTATGCGCCGAGGTGCGGATCAGGCAGTCTGACCGGATCGCGCAACAGGCGGCCCATCTGTCATCCGCCGGCGCCCGCTACGACGACGCGGACCATGGCAGCGCAGCCGCTCTTGACGGGGCAGTTTGAGTCCGACGGCTACACAGACGGTGCTGCCCACTCGATCTGAGGTCGCGGTCTGGAACACGTCGGATCTCAGCAGTGCAGCGACCCGGTGGGAGCAGTCGGCGTCGGCAGCAGAATCCGCCTTCGACCAGCACCGTCAGAACATCGCCAACCCGGTATGGGTCGGCGAGGCCAAGGATGCGGCGTTGCAGCGGGTGACCGCGGACGTCGCCGTTGCACATCGACAGGGCGACGCACAGCGTCAAGCTGCTGTGATCGCAGCCCGCGGCGCAGAGGACATTCGCAGTGCTCAGCAGCAAGTACTGGAGGCAATCCACACTGCCGAGGCTGACGGCTTCCTGGTGGGTGAGGACCTGACGGTCAGCGATACTCGCCAGTACGACGCGCAGACCGCGGCGACGCGTGTTGTCTCCGCCATCGAGTATGCCGAAGATATCCGTTGGCGCGCCGAACAACTCGTTCAGACTGATGCACTGGTTGGCAAACGGCTCGAAGCCAAAGCCGAGGAACTTGCAGGCATCCCGTTCGACGGAGAGGACAGGAGCAAGGCGCCCGAAGACCAGGTGCAACTCGTCGGCAACGAGTTCAAGCTCGGTCCAGAGCTAGGCGAGAATCCGCCGTTGTCAGAGAGTCGTCGTCGGGCTCTCGAGTACTCCGAGAAGTGGGCGGAAGGCTTTAATCCCGAATACGAATCCCTTGGTGGTGGCGACCTGGACTGTACGAACTTCGCTTCTCAAGTAATGCGGGCCGGCGGGTTCGATGACGTGGGCAACGACATCGATGATTGGCGTCGTGGAGACAGCGACGACTGGTACTACCAAAATGATGGCGCGATACTTCCGGGGAATACCTCGTCCAAGACTTGGACGCTGGCGAAAGAGAACCACAATTTCGTGACACAGCATTCGGGTCGAGGCGACATCGTCGGAGTGGTGCCGACGCCCAGCAGTAACGGGCTGGATCCATTGGCGCCTTCAAAGGCGGGGTTGCTTCCCGGAGATCTCATTTACTACAAGGACGCCGACGGCGGCATCAACCATGTAGCGGTCTACGCCGGCCAGCAGACGATCAACGGTGTGCCAACTGACGTTATCAACCAGCATTCCGGTGGAGTAAAGCTGCACGATGACTGGATGCCTAACTCAGCGGAATACACTCATGCGCCAGCCCAAGTCGAGTTCGTCCATCTGAGGTACCCGGGGGAGTGAATCCATGATGGAGTGGTACACCGCGCACCGGCGCGTTTCGTGGACTGCTGCGGCGGTGCTTGTCGTCGCGGTGGCCGTCACGGTCTGGCTGTTGACTCTGCCGTCTAACGATGATGGTCTGTCGTTAGGTGACTACGGTCCCGGCAAGCAACAAGAGTGGGCAGATCGACTCGTGGCGGGTCTCAACACGCATGACGCAGAACAGGTTCCGGTTCTTCGCTTGAAAGGCGGGCTATCGCTGGAGCAGCGCGACTCCATCGAAGCGGCCATGCCGGCGACGGGCTGCGCGTACGAACTGGCAGCGGTGCAGGATCGTGGGGAGCAACGAGGACAACAGGTTCCGGGGTTGTCCTCGGCAGCTTCGACCTACCGCTTCGACGTCACGGTCGAGGAGCGGTGCCTGGGGCAAGCGTCGCGCACCCGCGAACTCGGGGTCGTGGCGATCGCCGAGATGGGTTACTGGGAGCCGTTCTACTTCGCGACCAGCGGGTGAGCCGGAACGATCAACTTGCCGCCGGTGGTGGCGGCGGTTGGGCTCTGGCAGAAGGCGGTGCGGCGTTGGGTCTCGCGACGGGTCCGTTCGCGCCAGGTGCCGTCCCGGTATTCGCCGTTGCAGGTGGCCTTGTCGGAGGTTTCGGGGGCATAGAAATGGGCGAGTTCGTTGGGGAGGCGTTGTGTCCGAACTAAATCTCCCCAAGCCGGCGAACTGGGCCGAATCCGGCAGGTACGTGTTGTGGGCGGGACTCATCGTGTCTGTGGGGGTGGCCTACTTCGTTGTCCGAGGAATCCTCGCCGGACTGCGGGGCAACTATTTGACGACGTGTTTGATTTTCGGCTTCATTACGTTTCCAGTCCTGATGATGGCTGCTCTTCTCCTGGCGGCAGCCGGCAAGACGAAGACGCGGACCTCCAGCGACGCAACCGGGTTCACCGTGTGGCCGGATAAGCGGTTCACCATGCTGTACTTGACCGGACTCGCGGTGATCGTCCCCTCGGCACTGCTGCTCGCGTTCTTCATCCCGCGCGGTGCGATCGACATTCCCATGACGCGAGGGCTCCAAATCTTCTCGCCCCCGCTGTTCCTGGCAGCTGCCGTGTGTGCGGTCATCGGGCTGACCAGCTGGGTGCGGCGCGGGGGAGTGGGATACATCAGGCTCAGTCCGGCAATGGTCGAGATCGCCGATGTAGTCAAAACCCGAGCGGTGGAATGGGATGACATTGTCGGCATCAAGGATCACTCCGAGACCAAGGATGGCAAAAGAGCCGGCAGGTCGGTGGTGCTGTCCCTGCGCGATGGCAGCGAGAAGGTCGTTGGCGGCCTCAATTTATACGTTCCCCGCGGTGTGGCCGTGTACTGGTTGGTGCGGCACTACTGGCTACATCCGGAGGATCGGATGGAGTTGGTCGATTCGAGGGTCGATGAGCGGTTCCGCGATGGACGATTCGATCTCAGGTAGTGCTGAGATCCTGGTGCCACGTTGATGGGCTGTTTTTCGGCACGGCGGCAGGTCAGTTGTCCCTCTGCCGAGAAATCGGCTCCGCGAAGTCGGTGTCCGGGTTCGGAAGCTGTGCGAGAAGTACGACCTGCCGCACAACTCGGCTTCGCTACCGCGCCAGCTGTTTCGGACGCAACGGATAATTCACGGGTTGGCCGTACCCGAGTGGGTGACGTTGTGGGGCCGGCACGTGCCGCTGCGCCGGCGGAGAAGTGAGTAAGTCACTGCCCGCCTTGTAGCGACAAAGCAGCGACAACTCACGTGCTGCCGGTAGTGGCCGAAGCCGCAGTTCATACGGCACGATGGGGATGTGCCATTGTCCGAAGCGGGCCTGCTTGGCGCGGCAGGCGGCGTCGTGTTTGCCCGGGGTGAGGACTACGTCGGGTATGTCCGCGGGCTGCGGGTCGCCGACACGAAGGCGTACGCGTCCGTCCAGGCCAAGCGGGTGTATACCGTGGAACTCGATTGGTCCGGTTCGGTGCTCGGTGGATGGTGCACCTGCCCGCATTTCGAGGACGGCCATTTCTGCAAGCACCTGGTCGCAGTCGGGCTCGCCGCGATCGACACCGGCCGCGTCGCAGTCGACCTTGACGCCAACGGTGCACCCGATACGGCCTTGGATGACGCGGTGCGGGCGATGGATCTCGATGAGCTACGCGAGCAGGTGCTCGATCTTGCCCGCCGCGACGACAGTGTGCAACGGCTGATCGAGATCCGAACCATGGCAGCGTCGAGTGATGGCGCCGAGGCCGCACCTGAGCTGGATGCCTATGTGCGAAACGCACTGTCGTTTCGCGGCTTTATCGACTATCGGCGCTCGTTCGACGTTGCGGGCGTGGCCGCTGACGTGCTCGACGAGTTGGAAAGCTACCTGGACGGTGGGGCCGCCGAGGCGGTGCGCCCCGCGTTACTGCGAGCGGTGACCCGGTTGCGCAAGATCATGGAGGAGGCCGACGACTCGTCGGGGTCGATCGGCTTTGAATGTGAAAGGGCGGCTTCCCTTTATGCACGGGCGTGCCGATTGGGCCGGCCCGATCCCGTCAAGCTCGCCACCTGGCTGGTGAAATTTCGCGCCGACTCGCCGGGCTGGCCCGAACTGGTCCTTGCCGATTTCGTCGACGCGTTCGACGAACCTGCGCTGGCGACCTATCGGCGGGCGGTGGCCGCGGTGGACCGCAAGTACGCCGACCGAGAAAAGTGGACTCGGTCGGAAATCGACCGAATGGTACTTGAACTTGCCGACCACGACGGCGACGTCGACCAAGCCGTCGACCTCTTGAGCCGACGCGACCACCCGCAATACGGGGCGATCGTGGATCGGTTGCGGGCCGCCGGCCGAGCCGATGAAGCGGTCGGGTGGATTGACCGCGCGGTCACCGAGGGCCGAGTATCCAGTCACGGTGGCGGCAATGACTTCTGGTTGAGCCCCGATGCCGTTGCGCAGACCTACCTGAGCCTGGGCCGTCTCGATGACGCTCTCGATGTCATGCGGGCCGACTTTGTCCGGCAGCCTTCGGTTCCCACTTACCGTGTCTTGCTGGACTTCGCGACAACCATCGATCGCGCCGACACCGAACAGGCATGGGCGCTCGAGCATGCGGAGAGACTCGCGGCGGACCGATTCGCCCAGGGCGCGGTTCTGGTGCAGCTGTGGCTCAGTGAGGGTGATATCGAGGCCGCGTGGCGGGCCGCAGATCGCTACGGCCCGGGCTGGGCCTGGAAGGAACTGGCGCAACGCGGTGCTGATGCCCGACCCGTCGCCGCGGCTGACCTGTACCGTCCGCAGCTGGAGACCGATTTGCGGTATCCCAACTCCAAGATCTATCCCGATATCGCTGCGACGCTGGCCACCATGGCGAAGCTGTACGAAAAGGGCGGACGCAGTGCCGATTTCGCGCTCTTCATGGCCGAGATCCGGCGGGAGTACGGCCGACGGCCATCGTTGATGAAGGCACTCGACGCCAAGAAACTCTGACGTCCAGTGCTTGCTACCCCGCAATCGGTCTGCGTACATCCAGGTGGGCAAGGTCGGCAGCGACGCGCCCGGCCGCCAGCCCGGTGGCGTTGGACGCCGACACCGCCCGGGCGATGGCGGCCGGGAAGAGTCGGTCGAACAGGTCGTCGGCCGCCTGGCTGCGCGCCGCCAAGACCGGTAGCAGC
It includes:
- a CDS encoding acyl-CoA desaturase: MAIADVPSYLHLSSADVEEIAYELDAIRQDVEDSLGAKDAAYIRRVIHFQRALDVAARLVIAGSRSKKGWLLGTGALAYAKSLENMELGHNISHGQWDWMNDPEIHSNTWEWDMVGHSAQWRYSHNYRHHVYSNVLGMDEDIGYRLLRVTEDQPWRWWYLATPLRNLVLAAMFEWGIALHGLHSEKLRGEPAVLAVERRKFVGKAARQLAKDYVFMPALSLRRWRRTLAANVAANTLRNLWVYVNIICGHIPDGAETFDPAVVTDETRGEWYLRQMLGTANFEVSPLVALSGGHLCYQIEHHLFPDLPSNRLREVSVRVRELCEKYDLPYNSASLPRQLFRTQRIIHGLGIPDRLSPAGRSK
- a CDS encoding amidase domain-containing protein, whose translation is MLPTRSEVAVWNTSDLSSAATRWEQSASAAESAFDQHRQNIANPVWVGEAKDAALQRVTADVAVAHRQGDAQRQAAVIAARGAEDIRSAQQQVLEAIHTAEADGFLVGEDLTVSDTRQYDAQTAATRVVSAIEYAEDIRWRAEQLVQTDALVGKRLEAKAEELAGIPFDGEDRSKAPEDQVQLVGNEFKLGPELGENPPLSESRRRALEYSEKWAEGFNPEYESLGGGDLDCTNFASQVMRAGGFDDVGNDIDDWRRGDSDDWYYQNDGAILPGNTSSKTWTLAKENHNFVTQHSGRGDIVGVVPTPSSNGLDPLAPSKAGLLPGDLIYYKDADGGINHVAVYAGQQTINGVPTDVINQHSGGVKLHDDWMPNSAEYTHAPAQVEFVHLRYPGE
- a CDS encoding SWIM zinc finger domain-containing protein → MPLSEAGLLGAAGGVVFARGEDYVGYVRGLRVADTKAYASVQAKRVYTVELDWSGSVLGGWCTCPHFEDGHFCKHLVAVGLAAIDTGRVAVDLDANGAPDTALDDAVRAMDLDELREQVLDLARRDDSVQRLIEIRTMAASSDGAEAAPELDAYVRNALSFRGFIDYRRSFDVAGVAADVLDELESYLDGGAAEAVRPALLRAVTRLRKIMEEADDSSGSIGFECERAASLYARACRLGRPDPVKLATWLVKFRADSPGWPELVLADFVDAFDEPALATYRRAVAAVDRKYADREKWTRSEIDRMVLELADHDGDVDQAVDLLSRRDHPQYGAIVDRLRAAGRADEAVGWIDRAVTEGRVSSHGGGNDFWLSPDAVAQTYLSLGRLDDALDVMRADFVRQPSVPTYRVLLDFATTIDRADTEQAWALEHAERLAADRFAQGAVLVQLWLSEGDIEAAWRAADRYGPGWAWKELAQRGADARPVAAADLYRPQLETDLRYPNSKIYPDIAATLATMAKLYEKGGRSADFALFMAEIRREYGRRPSLMKALDAKKL